One window from the genome of Podospora pseudocomata strain CBS 415.72m chromosome 6, whole genome shotgun sequence encodes:
- a CDS encoding hypothetical protein (COG:J; EggNog:ENOG503P4IN) translates to MAKSKRNILAAAQETLTPPEELTESQSIARVLQVEGNNLYICELPNTKTIVVELQSRFRGTIFIKRGGYVLVDLASAAERPAASRVVGEIINIVRDEKEWRKQAYWPKKFEKKTYDDDSDSEEESNVGKMPPSDSEDEDER, encoded by the exons ATGGCCAAGTCAAAGCGCAACATTCTCGCGGCCGCGCAGGAGACCCTTACTCCTCCCGAAGAGTTGACCGAATCCCAATCCATCGCCCGCGTACTCCAAGTCGAGGGCAACAATCTTTACATCTGCGAGCtgcccaacaccaagaccatCGTCGTCGAACTCCAGTCGCGCTTTCGCGGTACCATTTTCATCAAGAGAGGTGGATATGTCCTGGTAGACTTGGCTTCGGCTGCCGAAAGGCCTGCTGCCAGCAGAGTGGTTGGCgaaatcatcaacatcgtGCGCGATGAAAAGGAGTGGAGGAAGCAAGCCTATTG GCCCAAGAAATTCGAGAAAAAGACCTACGACGACGACTCGGACAGCGAAGAAGAGTCCAACGTGGGAAAGATGCCGCCAAGCGATTcggaggacgaagacgagcGCTGA
- a CDS encoding hypothetical protein (EggNog:ENOG503P0BF; COG:E) gives MGSTLDIALPALKTKPKFIFFTDFDGTITQQDSNDWMTDNLGFGAELRKKGNEDVLFGRRDFRDSFADMLDSIKTPFNECIELLLKNITLDPGFKQFFEWAKENNVPIVILSGGMEPVIRALLAHMLGKEEAETLQIVSNDVAPRPGKSVNEAGGWHIVYHDDSGFGHDKSLEIRPYARLPAEERPVLFYAGDGVSDLSAAKETDLLFAKSGRDLVSYCERENVPFTTFQDFTEILATVKDIVAGKTTVKEAATGRK, from the exons ATGGGTTCTACTCTCGATATTGCGCTCCCGGCGCTCAAGACAAAACCCAAGTTCATTTTCTTTACCGACTTTGACGGTACTATCACCCAGCAAGACAGCAATGACTGGATGACGGATAACCTTGGCTTTGGTGCTGAGCTCCGCAAGAAGGGCAACGAGGATGTTCTCTTTGGCCGCCGGGATTTCAGGGACTCTTTTGCCGACATGCTGGACAGCATCAAGACACCATTCAACGAGTGCattgagctcctcctcaagaaCATTACCCTGGACCCAGGATTCAAGCAGTTCTTCGAGTGGGCCAAGGAGAACAATGTGCCCATCGTGATCCTGAGCGGCGGTATGGAACCCGTTATCAGAGCGTTGCTGGCCCACATGCtgggcaaggaggaagcCGAGACTTTGCAAATCGTCAGCAATGATGTTGCCCCCCGGCCAGGAAAGAGCGTCAACGAGGCCGGCGGCTGGCACATCGTTTACCACGATGATAG TGGGTTCGGACATGACAAGTCCCTCGAAATTCGGCCCTATGCCAGGCTCCCTGCTGAAGAGAGGCCGGTGCTCTTTTATGCTGGCGACGGCGTGTCGGATCTCTCCGCAGCCAAGGAGACGGATCTCCTGTTTGCCAAGTCTGGGAGAG ATCTCGTATCGTATTGTGAGAGGGAGAACGTCCCCTTCACAACCTTCCAGGATTTCACCGAAATCCTGGCCACTGTCAAGGACATTGTGGCTGGCAAGACCAccgtcaaggaggctgcAACGGGCAGAAAATAG
- a CDS encoding hypothetical protein (EggNog:ENOG503NWFD; COG:G), translated as MADNATAAAMANTGQQPPGSPAPAALDDITPAPAPDASQTSTANLTSPNNNDDLEKQTHIISTTPTNPTLLINPDVNHYRIAALSLASLTAGLTDASVGPLIEPMKHFHSLPDDKLISLLWVAQAVGFILGVALISPLRSLKPFLNHDNITLLSTNILVFLSYLPFSCSAPLPAIVITFLPLGFGNSFNLAIGNVYCGSLRRKATFYLGVTHACYGLGATIGPLIATRMIVQTGLDYGQFYSIPLCLSLINSMLLFWAFREHPVVAPPAAGTMEEGNAEAVATEARRPNPGEWLRSYLPADTKLVVFAALFIFCYQGAEVSNAGWITEYLHHRHPASQEKMDTYGYTMTGFWGGVTLGRVVLTPLGELWPGGNKVFVYFLILLCTGFQLLIWLLKGGIVASGLSVAFVGFFIGPGYPCAMRVVMKMLDENEIRRPPFGRVDKEAKAAAMGVISAFGMTGGAVVPFVIGNLNRPVGRWVLHPIVLGLYALMLLLWFFLPVARWNKSAWKQRPIHRFVDAVLTFWQSL; from the coding sequence ATGGCCGACAACgcaacagccgcagccaTGGCCAACACCGGCCAGCAGCCGCCGGGCTCTCCGGCTCCTGCTGCcctcgacgacatcaccCCAGCGCCAGCCCCCGATGCTTCCCAAACCTCCAcagccaacctcacctccccaaacaacaacgacgacctCGAGAAACAAACCcacatcatctccaccacccccaccaacccaacgCTCCTGATCAACCCAGACGTAAACCACTACCGCATagccgccctctccctcgcctccctaACTGCAGGCCTAACCGACGCCTCTGTCGGCCCCCTGATCGAACCAATGAAGCActtccactccctccccgacgacaaactcatctccctcctctgggTCGCCCAAGCAGTAGGCTTCATCCTCGGCGTagccctcatctcccccctccgctCTCTCAAAcccttcctcaaccacgACAATATCACCCTCCTATCGACCAACATCCTAGTCTTCCTCTCctacctccccttctcctgctcagctcccctccccgcaatAGTAATAaccttcctccctctcggTTTCGGAAACAGcttcaacctcgccatcgGCAACGTCTACTGCGGCTCACTTCGGAGGAAAGCAACCTTTTACCTGGGGGTAACGCACGCCTGCTACGGCCTAGGCGCCACAATCGGACCGCTCATCGCCACGAGAATGATTGTGCAGACGGGGTTGGATTACGGCCAGTTTTACAGCATTCCGCTGTGTCTGAGTCTCATCAACtcgatgttgttgttttgggcTTTTAGGGAGCACCCCGTTGTTGCGCCTCCCGCGGCGGGCACAATGGAGGAAGGCAATGCCGAGGCAGTGGCGACGGAAGCGAGGAGACCGAACCCAGGAGAATGGCTCAGATCCTACCTCCCAGCCGACACCAAGCTCGTTGTTTTCGCCGCCTTGTTCATCTTCTGCTACCAGGGTGCCGAGGTCTCAAACGCAGGTTGGATAACTGAGtatctccaccaccgccaccccgcCTCGCAGGAAAAGATGGACACATACGGGTACACCATGACCGGGTTCTGGGGCGGCGTGACGCTGGGacgggtggtgttgacacCGCTGGGGGAGCTCTGGCCCGGGGGAAACAAGGTGTTTGTGTATTTTCTGATCCTGCTCTGCACAGGCTTTCAGCTGTTGATATGGTTGTTAAAGGGCGGCATTGTTGCAAGCGGTTTGTCGGTAGCATTCGTTGGGTTCTTCATAGGCCCCGGATATCCCTGCGCGATGAGGGTTGTGATGAAAATGCTCGACGAGAATGAGATACGGAGGCCACCGTTTGGTAGGGTGGATAAGGAAGCCAAGGCGGCCGCGATGGGCGTCATTTCTGCGTTTGGCATGACCGGTGGGGCGGTCGTGCCTTTTGTCATCGGAAACCTGAACAGGCCTGTTGGGAGATGGGTGCTGCATCCGATTGTGCTGGGCTTGTACGCGCTGATGCTCCTTCTGTGGTTCTTCCTGCCAGTAGCAAGATGGAATAAGTCGGCCTGGAAGCAGCGACCAATACACCGTTTTGTTGATGCCGTCTTGACATTCTGGCAGTCGCTGTAA
- a CDS encoding hypothetical protein (COG:Q; EggNog:ENOG503NZ2X) translates to MYEGRVEEAVLLRTTHPTQVQKRQYISLDREEHISKDAASWSTAPLLNFLLHYTRETEEKGRYSDRISGLKAIDVLNKGYTEEDPLPDESEELRQSLLQLFRDGPGKEKVPKGTSVTIVGAGVSGLCVGYELKKAGFDVTILEASSRVGGRVVTFRDPIFAPGLHAEGGAMRIPGNHFLLRTYIDNFKIGELFNFEMQNKFIYLSEYRGGTTLTYDDFNAKLKSHEPKLLKLFPSLKKLAVVPVVEDFRKAYKNAEGDEPFKIKTGYQAITNLYDKYTLRSPDAIKLYDLGNAHVVFENGFIESFKDAFLSSNSQGAQVGMQQLQGGMDLVPKAFISPDRGENSLIDNIIFGARVTHITDPKPSPNPKIPMAPQIKITYKTTGSKKLTVESDYLILAIPNTALCHTSTNQPP, encoded by the exons atgtac gagggtagggtggaagaggcagtgctgctccgaactacacaccccacccaagtccaaaagcggcaatacatttcccttgaccgggaagaacacATCAGCAAAGATGCTGCCTCCTGGTCCACGGCTCCCCTGCTGAACTTCTTGCTGCACTACACCCGCGAGACAGAAGAGAAGGGCCGTTATTCTGATCGCATCAGCGGGCTCAAGGCCATCGATGTGCTCAACAAGGGGTACACGGAAGAGGATCCCTTGCCTGACGAGAGCGAGGAACTTCGGCAGTCCCTTCTGCAGCTTTTTCGCGACGGTCCCGGGAAGGAAAAGGTTCCCAAAGGCACATCT GTTACGATCGTCGGTGCTGGTGTGTCCGGTCTCTGTGTTGGCTATGAGCTGAAGAAGGCTGGCTTTGATGTCACGATCCTTGAGGCATCCTCTCGTGTGGGAGGACGCGTTGTCACGTTCCGCGACCCAATTTTTGCCCCTGGACTGCACGCGGAGGGAGGTGCTATGCGCATCCCTGGCAATCACTTCCTCCTGCGAACCTACATTGACAACTTCAAGATTGGTGAGCTGTTCAACTTCGAAATGCAGAACAAGTTCATCTACTTGTCTGAGTACAGGGGTGGGACCACGTTGACATACGACGACTTCAACGCCAAACTAAAGAGTCATGAGCCTAAGCTGCTCAAGCTCTTTCCATCGCTGAAGAAGT TGGCGGTGGTACCTGTCGTTGAAGACTTTCGCAAGGCCTACAAAAACGCCGAAGGCGATGAGCCTTTCAAGATCAAGACGGGTTACcaggccatcaccaacctctaCGACAAGTACACTCTGCGATC TCCCGACGCCATCAAGCTATACGACCTAGGCAATGCCCACGTAGTCTTCGAGAACGGCTTCATCGAATCTTTCAAAGACGCGTTCCTGTCCAGCAACTCCCAAGGCGCGCAAGTCGGCATGCAGCAGCTCCAAGGCGGGATGGATCTCGTCCCCAAGGCGTTCATCTCCCCTGATCGCGGCGAGAACTCCCTCAtcgacaacatcatcttcgGTGCCCGCGTCACTCACATCACCGATCCCAAGccctctcccaaccccaaaatccCCATGGCGCCCCAGATCAAAATCACATACAAAACAACCGGCTCAAAGAAGCTCACGGTGGAGTCAGACtacctcatcctcgccatccccaacaccgccctctgtcacacgtcaacgaaccaaccaccgtga
- a CDS encoding hypothetical protein (COG:S; EggNog:ENOG503NX9U), translating to MTTTEACRGLRRIVPVDDAPDDATIDIIAIHGLGTESPRTWEFKKRNGDGVVNWLSDADMLPAALPKARIYTYDWNANYFANAPVQTLLGHADTLLGLIAEGRGSQTRPIIFVASCFGGLILAEAIIRAAQEGSAYKHILLSTVGIVFLATPFQGSDAAKQARWQVLVKGIMGEQASDQLIKDLEQSHDFVHQRVQKFAEIANAKAVQLPLSCFFETRKTEMLRRILSPGWAKRLSRSVTRKILVTESSACLHGFPRQGLDATHSGMNKFQGPECPNFKLVKDAVRKLAGDASVVLKLRKNSTVKGHWIVRFGRNKEFVGRESILEDLFKRVLPSGDEDDCQRTAIEGLGGVGKTQIALETAYRIRDVQPECSVFWVPAVDATAFENAYRAIGQQLKVPGIDEEKADVKALIKSVLGRESMGNWLLIIDNADDEKLLFGDTALTDYLPFSRKGSILFTTRNHKLGLRLVESENHIIAVEEMSRDEALKLLGKNLKGSQMSDTRSNNALLEFLTNLPLAIRQASAYMAKEQISTARYLKLCKSSDEDMVKLLSSHFDDRHRYKNIQNAVATTWLISFQQISDHDALAADYLRFLCFLAGKDIPHSLLPPAGTLETVEAIGTLKAYAFISQQNESDSYDIHRLVQISMLSWLDGKGERQEWTAKVLERLDDVFPWPKHENREEWIRYLPHTQHALQLRKRTDDEEATTGLLSKVGESFRNLGKYQEAEQMYRQALQLREKVLGKEHPDTLTSMNNLALVLDSQGKYEEAEQIHRQALQLSEKVLGKEHPDTLTSMNNLALVLRSQGKYEEAEQIHRQEFQLREKVLGKEHPSTLTSMNNLAFVLRSQGKYEEAEQMHRQALQLWKKVLGKEHPSTLTSMNNLAGMLNSQGKYEEAEQMHRQTLQLREKVLGKEHPDMLASMNNLASVLNSQGKYEEAEQMHRQALQLWEKVLGKEHPDMLTSMNNLALVLDSQGKYEEAEQMHRQALQLSEKVLGKEHPSTLTSMNNLALVLRSQGKYEEAEQIHRQALQLKEKVLGKEHPSTLTSMNNLAGVLDSQGKYEEAEQIHRQALQLKEKVLGKEHPDTPTSMNNLASVLRSQGKYKEAEQMHRQALQLREKVLGKEHPSTLTSMNNLAFVLDSQGKYEEAEQIHRQALQLWEKVLGKEHPSTLTSMNNLASVLDNQGKYEEAKQIHRQALQLREKVLEIR from the exons ATGACCACGACAGAG GCTTGCAGGGGACTCCGCCGGATCGTCCCAGTCGACGACGCTCCCGACGACGCGACGATCGA TATTATCGCAATCCACGGATTGGGCACCGAGTCGCCGCGGACATGGGAGtttaagaaaagaaatggggatggggttgtgaacTGGCTGTCGGACGCCGacatgctgccggcagcCCTGCCAAAGGCCCGCATATATACGTACGACTGGAATGCAAACTACTTCGCAAATGCACCCGTGCAGACGCTGCTCGGCCATGCCGATACGCTACTCGGTCTTATCGCCGAAGGCCGTGGTTCACAAACGCGACCGATTATCTTCGTCGcctcttgttttggagggcttaTTCTGGCCGAG GCAATCATCCGAGCCGCCCAGGAAGGCAGCGCCTATAAACATATCCTGCTTTCCACTGTCGGCATCGTGTTTCTCGCCACTCCATTCCAGGGTAGTGATGCTGCGAAGCAGGCTCggtggcaggtgctggttAAAGGCATTATGGGAGAGCAGGCCTCTGACCAACTCATAAAAGACCTCGAGCAGAGCCATGACTTCGTCCACCAGCGCGTTCAGAAGTTCGCCGAGATCGCTAATGCTAAGGCAGTGCAACTGCCCCTGAGTTGCTTTTTCGAGACTAGGAAGACGGAGATGTTAAGACGCATTCTATCGCCGGGGTGGGCGAAGCGCCTGTCAAGGAGTGTTACCCGCAAGATT CTTGTGACGGAGTCTTCGGCCTGCCTACATGGTTTCCCTCGCCAAGGCTTGGATGCGACCCATTCAGGGATGAACAAATTCCAAGGTCCAGAATGTCCCAACTTTAAATTAGTTAAAGATGCGGTCAGGAAACTCGCTGGAGACGCATCGGTTGTTTTAAAACTGCGGAAGAACT CTACCGTGAAGGGACACTGGATCGTCCGGTTCGGACGTAATAAGGAATTCGTCGGGCGTGAATCAATTCTCGAAGATCTTTTTAAGAGGGTTCTTCCTAGtggagacgaagatgacTGCCAACGGACCGCCATCGAAGGtctggggggggttggaaagacACAGATCGCGCTGGAGACCGCTTATCGCATTCGCGACGTGCAGCCGGAATGCTCGGTCTTTTGGGTTCCCGCTGTGGATGCCACCGCTTTCGAGAATGCATACCGCGCTATCGGCCAGCAGCTTAAGGTACCGGGAatcgacgaagaaaaagcagatgTTAAGGCACTTATTAAGTCCGTATTGGGCCGCGAGAGTATGGGTAACTGGCTTTTGATCATCGacaacgccgacgatgaaAAGCTACTCTTTGGGGATACCGCCCTTACCGACTATCTTCCATTCAGCCGGAAAGGATCTATTCTTTTCACAACCCGAAACCACAAACTTGGATTAAGGCTGGTCGAGTCTGAAAATCATATTATCgcagttgaagaaatgaGCAGAGACGAGGCCCTTAAGCTATTAGGGAAAAACCTGAAAGGTTCTCAGATGAGCGACACAAGAAGCAACAATGCGTTGCTAGAGTTTCTTActaacctccctctggcAATACGGCAAGCGTCTGCTTATatggccaaggagcagatcTCGACTGCGCGGTACCTCAAGCTGTGCAAgtccagtgatgaggatatggttAAGTTGTTGAGTAGtcactttgacgaccgaCACCGATATAAGAACATTCAAAATGCTGTCGCCACAACTTGGCTGATTTCGTTCCAGCAAATCTCAGATCACGACGCGCTGGCGGCTGACTACCTCAGATTTCTGTGCTTTCTAGCCGGGAAGGATATTCCGCACTCcctgttgccgccggcggggaCGCTAGAGACTGTTGAAGCAATCGGGACCCTGAAGGCGTATGCATTTATCTCCCAACAGAATGAGTCGGATAGCTACGATATCCATCGGCTAGTTCAGATATCGATGCTGAGCTGGTtagatggaaagggagagcgaCAGGAATGGACGGCCAAAGTGTTAGAACGGCTTGACGATGTATTTCCTTGGCCTAAACACGAAAACCGAGAAGAGTGGATAAGGTATCTTCCTCATACGCAACATGCTCTTCAACTACGGAAGAGaacagatgacgaggaagcgaCAACAGGTCTTCTTTCCAAAGTGGGTGAGAGCTTTCGCAATTTAGGGAAGTATCAGGAGGCAGAGCAGATGtatcggcaggcgctgcagctaagggagaaggtgttgggcaaggagcatcctgacacgctcaccagcatgaacaaccttgcgcttgtgcttgatagccaggggaagtatgaggaggctgagcagatacatcggcaggcgctgcagctatctgagaaggtgttgggcaaggagcatcctgacacgctcaccagcatgaacaaccttgcgcttgtgcttcgtagccaggggaagtatgaggaggctgagcagatacatcggcaggagttccagctaagggagaaggtgttgggcaaggagcatccctccactctcaccagcatgaacaaccttgcgtttgtgcttcgtagccaggggaagtatgaggaggctgagcagatgcatcggcaggcgctgcagctatggaagaaggtgttgggcaaggagcatccttccacgctcaccagcatgaacaaccttgcgggTATGCTTaatagccaggggaagtatgaggaggctgagcagatgcatcggcaaacgctgcagctaagggagaaggtgttgggcaaggagcatcctgacatGCTTGctagcatgaacaaccttgcgagtgtgcttaatagccaggggaagtatgaggaggctgagcagatgcatcggcaggcgctgcagctatgggagaaggtgttgggcaaggagcatcctgacatgctcaccagcatgaacaaccttgcgcttgtgcttgatagccaggggaagtatgaggaggctgagcagatgcatcggcaggcgctgcagctatctgagaaggtgttgggcaaggagcatccctccacgctcaccagcatgaacaaccttgcgcttgtgcttcgtagccaggggaagtatgaggaggcagagcagatacatcggcaggcgtTGCAGCTaaaggagaaggtgttgggcaaggagcatccctccacgctcaccagcatgaacaaccttgcgggtgtgcttgatagccaggggaagtatgaggaggctgagcagatacatcggcaggcgtTGCAGCTaaaggagaaggtgttgggcaaggagcatcctgacacgcccaccagcatgaacaaccttgcgagtgtgcttcgtagccaggggaagtataaggaggctgagcagatgcatcggcaggcgctgcagctaagggagaaggtgttgggcaaggagcatccctccacgctcaccagcatgaacaaccttgcgtttgtgcttgatagccaggggaagtatgaggaggctgagcagatacatcggcaggcgctgcagctatgggagaaggtgttgggcaaggagcatccctccacgctcaccagcatgaacaaccttgcgagtgtgcttgATAaccaggggaagtatgaggaggctaagcagatacatcggcaggcgctgcagctaagggagaaggtgttggagatCAGATGA
- a CDS encoding hypothetical protein (EggNog:ENOG503NV0E), with protein MGDLGTQRPAREDPFSDHNPLSRPYRSGGYHMLDEVQEPAKLGFLKSVISPTPATQHHDGSSPPDRGHPGPSGPSFFGRIRRSKWAMYICLIFGVACAAGHHVFYSTLNGKPATDQLVMQRYGTLLAFGAKAGLGAAVIEASHQRVWVTARKRVMTVGALDSLFSMTESLASFGAWEVLRGAKIAALLALFVWIAPIVVILTANTLQVELSRIVTEDRCAGVRTLNFSFEEIDEWRDPTKIGKYFEVPASIWNTTKKATDDDDSDEWFDYYTAPGLTLAQTLTIGAFMGETVMRKNAQAETCGSGWNCTFEIKFTAPAYKCTELASGVGSKASNLTQQSGSIAPPFSTDLLLPKGIYSYYAFTTGGDYFNMQMKDVEPGGIPKTDRPYPKNLGAFRTDPIVWIGYSTRTNPGEPLPEKSSSPGWEQAFTPKLFACENYESSYIVQFNYTENLHSTNVLDVEYLRPVINTTYLPDIELEDGTADNVAATPQSNYVFPQNKSLYRRTAAYYSLSLIARSFLNGTVAANQKNANGVPMANTNVIQTKVLDIANNYFPVGDLMKTVQRFYSENIILSMLSNPQFTSVVWAAKPDEQSGIDPDVQREDVEGLKYPCQRSRAGNVYTYHVRDLWIVYSISIGLAVMGVVIGVLSVRENGGLMRNVKFSSFVAATRGEGLRRVEWGGADGGRVSEGVKGMRMRYGMVEVEGQGGKELKFGFGFEEDVTNLERNGGGTAVKRLTMLGASSRSLARSG; from the exons ATGGGGGATTTGGGCACCCAGCGGCCCGCCAGAGAAGATCCATTCAGCGACCACAACCCTTTATCCAGGCCGTATCGCAGCGGAGGGTACCACATGCTCGACGAAGTACAAGAACCAGCCAAGCTGGGTTTCCTCAAATCAGTCATTAgtccaacaccagcaacTCAACATCATGACGGGTCTTCTCCGCCTGATCGTGGTCATCCCGGGCCTTCCGGGCCGTCATTCTTCGGTCGGATAAGACGGTCCAAGTGGGCGATGTACATCTGCCTCATCTTTGGTGTTGCTTGTGCAGCTGGACATCATGTGTTTTACAGCACGCTCAATGGCAAGCCCGCAACGGATCAGCTTGTGATGCAGCGGTATGGAACGTTGTTGGCGTTTGGGGCAAAGGCGGGGCTTGGTGCTGCGGTTATTGAGGCTTCCCATCAGCGGGTGTGGGTAACGGCGcggaagagggtgatgacTGTTGGGGCGTTGGATTCGTTATTTTCCATGACTGAGAGCTTGGCTTCTTTTGGGGCTTGGGAGGTGCTCAGAGGGGCTAAGATAGCGGCTCTGTTGGCCCTTTTTGTTTG GATTGCACCGATCGTCGTCATTCTGACTGCCAACACTCTTCAGGTTGAGCTCAGCCGGATTGTTACTGAGGATAGGTGCGCCGGGGTCAGGACGCTCAACTTCAGCTTTGAAGAAATAGACGAATGGAGAGATCCAACCAAGATAGGCAAATATTTCGAGGTTCCGGCCTCCATCTGGAACACAACGAAAAAGGCCaccgatgacgacgacagcgatgAGTGGTTCGACTATTACACCGCACCAGGCCTGACATTGGCTCAGACACTTACCATTGGTGCCTTTATGGGAGAGACAGTAATGCGGAAGAACGCACAAGCGGAGACTTGTGGCAGCGGCTGGAACTGCACTTTCGAGATCAAGTTCACCGCCCCTGCCTACAAGTGTACCGAGCTCGCAAGCGGTGTCGGCTCCAAGGCATCGAATCTGACGCAACAATCCGGCAGCATAGCTCCACCGTTCAGCACCGAtctgctcctccccaaagGCATCTATAGCTACTATGCCTTCACCACAGGCGGCGATTACTTCAACATGCAAATGAAAGACGTCGAACCAGGCGGAATTCCCAAGACCGACCGCCCCTATCCCAAGAACCTCGGGGCCTTTCGCACCGATCCCATCGTGTGGATAGGATATTCCACCCGCACAAACCCGGGGGAACCTCTCCCTGAAaagtcctcctctcccggtTGGGAGCAAGCCTTCACCCCGAAACTCTTCGCCTGCGAGAACTACGAATCATCCTACATCGTCCAGTTCAACTACACCGAAAACCTCCACTCCACCAACGTCCTCGACGTGGAGTACCTCCGTCCCGTCATCAACACGACCTACCTCCCTGACATCGAGTTAGAAGATGGCACGGCAGACAACGTCGCCGCCACACCGCAGTCAAACTACGTATTCCCCCAGAACAAGAGTTTGTACCGCCGCACCGCAGCGTActactccctctccctcattgcccgctccttcctcaacggGACAGTAGCAGCCAACCAGAAAAACGCCAACGGAGTCCCAATGGCCAACACGAATGTTATTCAGACAAAAGTATTGGACATTGCTAATAATTACTTCCCTGTGGGGGACCTAATGAAGACAGTGCAGAGGTTCTACTCTGAGAACATCATCCTTAGCATGCTCTCCAACCCGCAGTTTACCAGTGTGGTTTGGGCTGCCAAGCCAGATGAGCAAAGCGGGATTGACCCTGATGTGCagagggaggatgtggaggggcTGAAGTATCCTTGTCAGAGGTCGAGGGCTGGGAATGTGTACACGTACCATGTGAGGGATTTGTGGATTGTGTATAGTATTTCTATTgggctggcggtgatgggggtcGTTATTGGGGTGCTGTCTGTGAGGGAGaatggggggttgatgaggaatGTGAAGTTTAGTAGCTTTGTTGCTGCGactaggggggaggggttgaggagggttgaGTGGGGTGGGGCTGATGGGGGACGGGTGAgtgagggggtgaaggggatgagAATGAGGTATGGgatggttgaggttgaggggcaAGGCGGGAAGGAGTTGaagtttgggtttgggtttgaaGAGGATGTTACGAACTTGGAGAGGAACGGGGGCGGGACTGCGGTGAAgaggttgacgatgttggGGGCGAGTTCGAGAAGCTTGGCGAGGTCGGGGTGA